In Callospermophilus lateralis isolate mCalLat2 chromosome 18, mCalLat2.hap1, whole genome shotgun sequence, one DNA window encodes the following:
- the LOC143383308 gene encoding uncharacterized protein LOC143383308 codes for MEKLTKYSIEYSSFRGDWDYKSQFERKQGSQEGHFSHMIFTPEDMPTFSNQHQTIHTDEKLLECKECGKDFSFVSVLIRHQRIHTGEKPYECKECGKAFGSGANLAYHQRIHTGEKPYECKECGKAFGSGSNLTHHQRIHTGEKPYECKECGKAFSFGSGLIRHQIIHTGEKPYECKECGKSFSFESALTRHHRIHTGEKPYECKDCGKAFGSGSNLSQHQRIHTGEKPYECKACGMAFSSGSALTRHQRIHTGEKPYICNECGKAFSFGSALTRHQRIHTGEKPYVCKECGKAFNSGSDLTQHQRIHTGEKPYECKECEKAFRSGSKLIQHQRMHTGEKPYECKECGKAFSSGSDLTQHQRIHTGEKPYECKACGKAFGSGSKLIQHQLIHTGEKPYECKECGKSFGSGSALNRHQRIHTGEKPYACKECGKAFRSGSSLCQHQRIHTGEKPYKYKSYGNAFGKGSEFQQHEKSHNGEKFCELGIL; via the coding sequence ATGGAAAAACTTACAAAATACAGCATTGAGTATTCAAGTTTCAGAGGTGATTGGGATTATAAAAGCCAGTTTGAGAGAAAACAgggatctcaggaaggacatttcAGTCATATGATTTTTACTCCTGAAGACATGCCCACTTTCAGTAACCAGCATCAGACCATTCACACTGATGAGAAACTCCTTGAATGTAAGGAATGTGGGAAAGATTTTAGTTTTGTATCGGTCCTTATACGACATCAGCGAATTCACACTGGTGAAAAACCTTATGAATGTAAAGAGTGTGGCAAGGCCTTTGGTAGTGGTGCAAATCTTGCATATCATCAAAGAATTCACACTGGTGAGAAGCCTTATGAGTGTAAGGAATGTGGAAAGGCCTTTGGTAGCGGCTCAAACCTTACTCACCACCAAAGAATTCATACCGGTGAGAAACCGTATGAATGTAAGGAGTGTGGGAAAGCCTTTAGTTTTGGATCGGGCCTTATTCGACATCAAATCATTCACACTGGTGAAAAGCCTTATGAGTGTAAAGAATGTGGGAAGTCCTTTAGTTTCGAATCAGCCCTCACTCGACATCACAGAATTCACACAGGTGAGAAACCTTATGAATGTAAGGATTGTGGGAAAGCCTTTGGCAGTGGTTCAAACCTTAGTCAGCATCAGAGAATCCATACTGGGGAGAAACCTTATGAATGTAAAGCATGTGGAATGGCATTTAGTAGTGGTTCTGCACTCACACGGCATCAGAGGATTCATACAGGTGAGAAACCATACATATGTAATGAGTGTGGGAAGGCCTTTAGTTTTGGATCAGCCCTTACTCGACATCAAAGAATTCACACTGGTGAGAAACCTTATGTATGTAAGGAATGTGGAAAGGCTTTTAATAGTGGCTCAGATCTCACTCAACACCAGAGAATCCACACTGGTGAGAAACCCTATGAGTGTAAAGAATGTGAGAAAGCTTTTAGAAGTGGTTCAAAACTTATTCAGCATCAAAGAATGCACACGggggagaagccctatgaatgtaaggaaTGTGGCAAAGCCTTCAGTAGTGGTTCAGATCTTACTCAACATCAGCGAATTCATACTGGTGAGAAACCATATGAATGTAAAGCATGTGGGAAGGCTTTTGGTAGTGGCTCAAAACTTATTCAACACCAGCTAATTCATACTGGGGAAAAACCCTatgaatgtaaagaatgtggaaagTCCTTTGGTAGTGGCTCAGCTCTTAATAGACACCAAAGAATACATACTGGTGAGAAACCTTATGCATGTAAGGAATGTGGGAAGGCTTTCCGTAGTGGCTCCAGCCTTTgtcaacaccagagaattcacaCTGGTGAGAAACCTTATAAATATAAGAGTTATGGGAACGCTTTTGGGAAGGGTTCAGAGTTCCAACAACATGAGAAAAGTCATAATGGTGAGAAGTTCTGTGAATTAGGAATTCTATGA